GACACCGGGGCCAAAACCTTAAACCTCTCGGTCGATTTGCAGATAGCTGAGTCCGCTCACATCGAGCCAGTACCGTGTGGGCGTCTCCACGAGGCGCAGCAGCACGCCCTCACAGGAAGCGCAGCGCACGACGATTCCCGGAGCGTCAACGTACACCATCGTCTCCCCGAAGGCGCGGACCGCGCCGCAATGCCTGCACCGTCCGATCGCGGCAACGATATCGAAGCGGAACAGTTCCCAGAGCGGTCCTGCCACCGCGTTTCCGTCCAGGTGGGGTATTGCATTGGCTACGCGTCCGGCGATGTCCTGATCCTCGAGGCCCGGATCCGTAGCGTCCGGGGAATCGGAGCCGTTGTTGCCACTCACCGGGTTCCTCCTGTTCCGCCGAAGCGCTCGGTCTTGATCGAGGCGGCGGGGTATTCCGCTCGCACGAGCCATTCCGCGACTGTTTCCACGAAGACGGTCTGGCCACAGATGAAGATGTCCGGGGTGGGGTCCTTCGGCAAGATGTTGGCCAGCAGGGTTTCCGCCGTGAGCCTTTGCGGAGCAGTCGGCCAATCCTTCGGCGCCTTCCGTGTGTAGGCGTAGTCGATGACGAGCTTGTGGGATTCTTGGCCCAAGGTTTGGAGTTCTTCCCGATAGAAGCCCGCTTCGGGCGACTTGAGCGAATAGAGCAGCCGGAACTGCGATGGATTTTCCGATGCCTGGTGCGCTCGGATCATGGACATGAGCGGCACGATGCCGGACCCTCCGGCAATTAGCTGAACGGGGTTCTTGTCGGTCGGTTTCCAGACGAACCAGCCGCCCACAGGCCCGCGGATCTCCAACTGGTCCCCGACCGCCAGTTCCCGGACCAAATAGGGGGAGACTTCTCCGTTGGCCAATTCGTCAACGGTAATCTCCAGGGTTTCGTCCATGCCTGCCCTTGCCACAGAGTACGAGCGCACGGCCGAGTACCCGTCGTCGGCGGTGAGGCGTATGTCGATGTGCTGTCCGGCGAGGTTGCCGTTCAGGCCGTTCACCCGCAGCCCTATTGTCCTGGCGGTTTCCGTTTCGGGCATGATGCTGACGACGTCGGCCACGCGCCATAGCGTGCTCATCCGACGCACCTCATGAGTAGCGCTCCTCCCGCCACGGGTCGCCGTGGAGGTGGTAGCCGTTGGATTCCCAGAAACCAGGAACGTCATCCTGCGTCAGCTCGATGCCGTTGATCCATTTTGCGCTCTTCCAAAAGTACAAATGCGGCACCAGGAGACGGGCAGGTCCGCCGTGGGCGCGTTCAAGCGGTTCGCCGTCGAATTCCCAGGCCACCCACGCCCGGCCGCCAAGAAGGTCCGCGAGCGCGACATTGGTCGTGTATCCGCCGTAGGAATGGGCCATCGTGAACCTGCAGTTTGTTTCCACGTTCTCAAAAAGAGAATCCAGGGACACTCCCCGCCACCTCGTGCCCAGCTTGGACCAGCTGGTCACGCAGTGGATGTCCGTTTCGATGTCCATTTGGGGCAACGCCATGAAGGCGGCCCAGGACCACGCATGGCGTTGCCCTGCCTCAGTGGTGATGAAGAATTCCCAGTCGTCAGTGGGGATCCGGGGAGCGGGGCCGGCGGTAAGGACCGGGAAGCTGCCGGTCTCATATTGGCCCGGTGGCAACGCCGGATTTCCGCTCTGCCGTCTTCCATGAAATCCAGAAGAGATGATGCCCACCATGTACCTCCGATGCGGAGACTCAAGCCGGCTGTGCCCGGTTCCCCCACGATAGGGCAAGGGCCGGGCCGGGTCTAGACACTAAGCAAAGCCTGACCGGGTCACGCTCGTTGGTAGGTGCGCACCGCTTAGGGAAGTGAACGACGGCCTCACCAGCCGCCGCGCGTGGGCGTATGTCCCTTTCGGGCATCGTCCGGCATTGCCATTTCGGCACGCAGGCCCAGAAGTCGGATCGGGCGGCCCGCCTCGATTCCGGCCACGAGCTCCAAGGCCCGCGCGAGGATTTCGCTCCGATCAAAGGTCTCTGGAATCTTCTTCCCCTGGGTCGTAGTCAAGAACGGCGCGTACCGGACCTTCAGGGTCAGCCCAACGACGGGCCTGCCCTCGGCCACAACATCCTCGAGGACATGCGCTGCCAGTTCCCGTACAGCGTCCTCCACCTGGGCCGGATCGCTGAGGTCCTGCTGGAAGGTGGTCTCGCGGCTATGCCCGCGGGCAACCCAGGGGGTGTCGTCCACTACGCTGGTGCCGTCGCCTCGTCCGAGCTGCGCGTACCAAGGACCCATTTTGGGGCCGAATTCAGGGACCAGGGCCTGGGGGTCGGACGCAGCGAGCTCGGCGACTGTGTTGATGCCGAGTTTGGCCAGCCGGGCCGACACCCTGCTTCCGACACCCCACAGCTCCTTGGTGGGCAGGTTGCCCATGACATCGAGCCAATTCCCGGCGGTGAGCCGGAAGACGCCGGCCGGCTTTCCGAACCCGGTGGCGACCTTGGCCCGGACCAGGGTGTCGCCAATGCCGACGCTGCAATGCAACTGCGTTCGCGCCAGGACGGCGGCCTGCACCTGCCGGGCGTAGGCTTCCGGATCCTGCGTCTCAACCCCTACAAAGGCTTCATCCCAACCCAGCACCTGCACCGTGGCGCCAGGCTGCGCGCGCAGGGTAGCCATCACCGTTTCGGACGCCATGAGGTAGGCCTCCTGATCGACGGGCAGGATCACGGCGTCGGGCACTTTCCGCGCCGCAATCCGTAAGGGCATTCCGGAACCCACGCCGAACGCCCGGGCTTCGTATGACGCGGTCGACACCACAGCCCGTTCCGTGGGGTCGCCGCGACCTCCGACAATGATCGGTTTGCCCGCAAGCTCCGGCCGCCGGAGCACTTCGACCGCTGCGATGAACTGGTCGAGATCAACGTGCAGCACCCACGGGTTTCCGCCCACACCACCGGTTGTCATGTCTGCGCGCGCTCCGCCTCGATGTCGACGCCCGTGACCAGGTCGCCCGCGCGCTCGTAGACGAGCCAAACCGCGCCCTTCGGGAAGGCCCGGGGCTGCTGGGTGACCGCGAAGGCGGCTGGAATCGTACCGTCCCGGAAGATCCGCTTGCCCGTGCCGAAGGTCACCGGGTACAGCCAGAGATTCAACCGGTCGACGAGATCCGCGGTGAGGAGGGTCTGAAGGAGGTCGCCGCTGCCGATGACGTGCGTCTCGTCATGGCGTTCGCGGATCCCACGGACCTCGGATGCGACATCCGTCAGCACCGTTGTCCCGGTCCAAAGGGGGTCGGTCAGTGTGTGTGATGCGACATATTTCGGCACGGTGTTGAAGCGGGTCGCGATCGGGTCATCGGCCGGTGCGGTTGGCCAGAACCCGGCGAAGATGTCGTACGTCTTCCGGCCGAGGAGAAGTGCGTCGAGGCGTTCGATGCCCGCGCCGATCGCCTCGCCGGACTCTTTGTCGAAGTATGGTGCCTGCCAGCCGCCGAACTCGAAGCCGCCCTCGCGATCTTCGTCTGGTCCGCCGGGCGCCTGGTAGACACCGTCAAGGGTGCTGAACAAGTCGACCACGATGATTCCCATGGTGCGCTCCCTTTCATGAGGGCGGGCAGGACATCGCGGAATCGACATCCACACGGCCCATTTTTCGGCGAGCGCGACGGGAAGGCAAGAGCCTGTAGGGAAGTCACGAATTCAATGGATTGACTCGTGCTTGTCCTTTGAGTGGGAAATCGTTGCTCAGTCCAGCTCATCGAACAAGCGCGACAAGCAGTCCGTGTAGTTGGTCATGGTGTCCGCGAAAGTGAGAAGTTGGACTCCGCTCTTGGTGACGGCCCCTGCCCTTCCCGTGTCTGTTTCGTTGGCATGGCAGAGTAGTGGTTCGCAACTGGTTCCGTTCGCGGTGAGTCTTGCGATTCCCCAAGGATGGCTGGGTTCGGTCACTGCGATGCCCGCTGCGTCGAAAGTGTCGCGGAGGACGTATCTCGTGACTGTCCTCCATGACTGCAGAAACTGTGGCTGCAGCTGTTCAATGAGTTCGTCGTCGTTGCTGTCGTAAGCGCGCCTCAAGTCAGTGGATAGCTTGTCCCACTCCTGGGCGTCGCGGACCATGAGGTGTCCGGCCCGGAGACGGGCAATGGTTTCGTTCAACGTCATGGTCAGTCCCCAAACTTTCTGTCGTGTATGTTCCCGCCGGCGTAAGCAGGTCATCAACGGAGAGAACGGACGGGAACCCGGCATGATTCCCGCATGCGCTCAGCTGATTGGAAGCGCCCATCCGAATTTGCTCGTGCCGCCGCCCCTTGAACGTCTGATCGCTCCAGGGCTAGCATTGCCGCCACGGGACCCTGGTGTCCTTGGCCGCGGGGCCCAGCGGACACTGACATCGATCAAATTCGAGGAGACGCCCATGGGCGGGACAGCGGCGCAGGCGGCATCAGCAGACCTGATGATCGACCTGATCATATCTTTGGACGGGTATGCCTCCGCCGTAGGATGGCCCGGCTGGTGGGGCCTGGAAGGGCCGGAATACCTGGCGTGGCTCGATCAGGAGGGGCAGAAGGGCTACACCTTCCTTCTCGGGGCGAGAACCTACCGGCTGATGTCCAGGATGTCGGAGGAGGCAGCGGCCCAAGGCTCGGGATTCTCCGAGGATGAGGGCGCCACCCTGACCGGCCTTGCTGCCGTGCCGAAGGTCGTCTTTTCGTCCACGCTGCAGGCACCCTTGACGTGGCCGAACTCGGAGCTGGTCACGGGGGACGCGGTCCAGGCCGTGGCGGAGATGAAGCGGACCAGGACCGGGCCGTTGAGCACTCTCGGGAGCCTGAGCCTGTGCCGGTCGTTGCTGACCGCAGGACTCGTGGATAGATTCCGGGTGGTCGTTTTCCCGGTGATCACGGGCAGCACCGGGCGGGAGCGGATCTACGACGGCTATCCGGACGTCTCGCTTGAGATGGTGGAGAACAGGACCTTCGACGGTCGACTCCAGCTGCTCGAGTACATCCCCACGGTGCTCAGCGGTCCGCCGGGGACCGGTCGGGTGCCCGGTGACGTCCGGAGGTGACACCACCGGGTCAGGCTCAACTTCCCGAATCGTCAGCGACCGGCGGGTGCAGTGCGGCGTGCCTGGCCCGCGCCGCCGGCTCAATGGAGTCCACAGCATAGGGTTTGGTGGCCGAGCGCTGCAGCGGAAGACGCAATCGCACCTGATAGGCGCCGCTCCGGAACTTGGCGCGGGGATCCATCTGGATAACCAGGAGTGGCTCCTGGCGGGAGGCGTCCACCCGCAGCAACATTCCGTGCCGAAGACCATCGACGAGCAGCGGGGTGGCCGGCTCTACCGCGGTCTGCTTGAGCAGATGCTGATATTTCGGCCCAGCCGCGAGAAACAGGACTCCATGGGAGAAGCCGACGACTCGCAAAGGGATGACCATGTCAGGCTGCCGAGCGGGCCTGGGTTGCTTTTCGTGTTCCCCGGTTAAGGGTTCCGTGACCGTCTTCAACGAGCGATCGCATTCCTGGCACCTGGCCCGCGTGCCGACGTCGGCCAAGAGGGTCACAAGCAGCCCTCGCGGGGCGCTCCTCCATTTGTCGGCCACAACGGGGCACCACGCCGGGTGGTACTCCTTGCCGTTCTTCATTACATAGACCTGATCCTCGCCGAGGAGGGGCTTGCCCTCCCGCCGGGCGGCAGGCTCGACAGGTTTGAGAGGGCCGAGGCCTTTGGCGTTCGCGCTGCCTGCGTCGCCGCCCTTGAGGTACGTGCGGATCCATGGAGTGAGTGGTCGTTTCGGGCTAGGAATTGCGGGGCCTTCCTGTGCGGAGGGAGTGTTCCTTCCCTCGGTTCCCCCTACCTAGCTTGATGGCTTATCCCGCAAGTCGCTAGTCCGGCCCCAGTGCCCATCACAAGAATCTGCCCCTTGACATTTCCCTTAGGGGAGAGTGCGAGGGTGGAAGACATTCAAGGAGGTGAAGGCATGTCAAGAACCAAAGAAGTCACTGACGCGTCCTTCGACGCCGAAGTGCTGAAGTCGGCCAAACCCGTCGTCGTGGAATTCTGGGCGGTTTGGTCGGGACCCTGCACCAGGCTTACGCCTGTCCTTGAACAGCTCGCGGTCGAATACGCTGACAAAATCGACGTTGTCAAAGTCAATGTCGATGAGAATCCCGAAACCGCGGGTGCCTTCGGGATCAGCTCTGTTCCGTCGGTGTTCTTGTTCAAGGACGGCGAACGAAGAATCTCCGTGATCGGCGTCGGGGCGAAGCGGTACTTCGAGATGGAATTCGCTGAATACTTGCGCTAGTCCTGCTTCACCCCATGGGCGCCTTCCCCTACAGTGGGAGGTCAATGGGGGATGACGGGGTGCATGGTGCGAATCGGTGAAGCCGCCCAAGCGGCGGGTATGACGAGCAAGGCCTTGAGGTTCTACGAAGAGCATGGGCTGTTGCCGGCTGCGAAACGGTCTGCCAACGGATATCGCGATTACACAAGCGAAACCATCAACAGGCTCGACTTCATTCGCCGCGGTCGCGCCGCGGGACTGGCCTTGTCACAGATCCGCGAAATCCTGCTTCTCCGGGATGCGGGCCGCGCCCCTTGCACCCATGTGCGCGACCTCTTGGCCGGTCAGTTGGCCGACCTCGACGCACAGATCGCCGAACTCGTCGCGCTGCGCGCCACCGTGGCCGATTTCCACGCCGTCGCCGCTGCTGCGGACCCGGATGCGTGCGACGCCGAACGGATCTGCAGCTACCTCTGACCCACCTATGATTGTCCCAAGGGCACGGATCGATCCCATTCATCCGGCTCCCTGATTCGACACACATTGGTGAGTGAAGTGAAGCGATTCCTCGTGACCCTGCTGGCCGCGGCCCTGTGGTTGTGCGGATGCGCCGGTCCGGGAGATCCGGACGCGGGGCATACCGGTGTTGTCACCGGCGTTGTCCTGACCGCACCGGTATGTCCCGTCGAACGTGTCGGTCAGGAGTGTCCGCCGCGCCCCGTCCCAGGCGCCGCGGTTGTCGCCTTGGCGGGGGACGCTGCCCGGGGCTCGACACGGACCGACGGCACCGGTGCCTTCCATCTCACGCTGCCTGACGGTCGTTACGTGATCAAGGCGAGCAACATCGGCGGTTACCTTTCAATGGCGACCCAGCCGGTGGTCATCTCGGAGATCCCCGTTCATGTCACGCTGGTTGTGGACAGCGGGATTCGCTAAGCGAGCTACTCGGCGGACGGTCGTTTCCGTTGTTGTTTCGTCGCCGCCCGGTGTTCCTTTGCGACCCGGTGCCGGCGCTTCGAGCTCCGGGTGGGTTTGCTCGCCCGTCGGGCAGCCGCTTCGGGAGCAAGACCCTCCGCCACGAGGCGCGAGAGCTTGGCCAGTGCGATTTCGCGATTCCGCAACTGGGACCGCTGCTCGGAGGCGGCCACTGTGATCACCCCGGCGATGAGACGGGGTCCAAGACGCGTGACCAACAGCAGCCGTTGGTCATCGGAAAGCGCTACCGAGTCGGCGACATTCCATGACAGTTCGACGCGGCTGTCCGAGGTGTTGACGTGTTGACCGCCAGGCCCTGACGAGCGGGAGAACCGCCAGCCGAGTTCCGACGTCGGAATCGTGAGCGCAGGTGACACTTCGAGATCCATGCTGCAAGCGTTTCACGATATCGGCGGGAACAAAGCCCGCCGCGTGCGTCTCAGCTCCCGGAAGCCTTCGCCGCTTTGATCGCGGCTTTGGCAGCCTGCTTGTTGGCGCGAACTTTTCTCAGCGACTCCGGATCCACGATGTCGGCGACAGAAAGAAAAGCGCTCTCCTGGCCGTATGCGCCGGCAGCCTCGCGCCAACCTTGCGCCTGGAGTCCGCGCTGCTTCCCGAGCAGTGCCAGGAAGATTTTTGCCTTCTGCTCTCCGAAGCCGGGCAATTCCTTCAACCTGCGGAGCACCTCCTTGCCATCTGGGTTGTCCTGGGTCCAGATGGCCGTTGCGTCTCCATTCCAATCGTGCTGAACGGTCGCGGCGAGATCCTGGACGCGGCCGGCCATCGAGCCGGGGAAACGGTGGACGGACGGACGCTCCTTGAAGACCTCAACGAAGCCTGCAGGGTCATATTCAGCGATTGCGGCAGGGGACATGGATCCGATCCGCGTCCGGATCTTTTCGGGTCCGGCAAACGCAGACTCCATGGTCACCTGTTGGTCTAGCAGCATCCCGATGAGAAGTGCGAACGCGTCATCGCTGAGCAGTTGGTCGGCGGCGGGGTCGCCCGTAATGTGCAGTTCCATGCGCCCATCCTCCCACCTGCTTTGATTCGCGTCATGGTGGCCGACTCGGCACTCTGATTCCGTCTTCGTCTGTCAGCTCCCCGGCAACTCGCGCCGTTCGAGTGTCTGCCCATAGGGTACGTCCCGGCTGATTGCGACGGTGTACCTGGTGAATCCGTGCTGCGTCACGAGGATCCCGTGACGGTGCTCCCTGACGGCGTGTTCGCGGGCGATTTCGACGGCGGTGTTCAGGTCGTTCTCGATGGTGTCAGGGTCGTGGGCGGTGATTTCCAGGACGACGTCCGAGTGGCGTTTGATCATCGTGGGCTCTTTCTCGGTGGGAAGTACCGGGCTCTCAGCGGTCACGGGCTTCCGGGCCGGGCGCGCCCGGGGAGGCGGAAGGCGGTGGTTCGAGAGGGGCTGCCCGGCATTCTGTGATGGGGCGGTTGCTGGCCGTAGAATCCGGCGGGCTTGATCGGCGGAAGGATTTTCCTGCGGATCTGTAGCCAGTGTGGATGATCGGCGGCTCGGGCACAAGTTGAAATGCCGAAAAAAGTTGGCCGTGTCGGCGAATTGCATTCGCGGAGGTCATCCCGCGGGAGCGGGTGTCTGGCTGTCCTAGGACCGGGAGGGCCACGCGCCGGAGCAGGTTTGTGCCCTAGTGTCGATTTGAGACCGCCGAGCTATTTCGAAGGAGTACCGATGAGAATTGCAGTGACGGGTGGAAGCGGAAAGCTGGGCCGGCATGTCGTGCGCCGGCTCAGCGGGGACGGCCACCAGGTGTTGAACCTGGACCGTGCGGGCGAGCGAAGCCCGGGTCTGGCGATCGTCGACCTGCGTGACTATGGCCAGGTGCTGGATGTGTTCCTGGGCCTGGACGACCGGCACAGTGGCTTCGACGCCGTCGTGCATCTGGGGGCCATTCCAGCCCCCGGCATCGTCCCGGATGTGGCGACGTTCGAGAACAACATGCTTTCGACGTACAACGTGTTTCAGGCGGCCCGCCGGGCCGGCATCAAGAAGGTTGTCTACGCCTCAAGTGAGACGGTGCTGGGACTGCCGTTCGACGTCGACCCTCCGTACATCCCGGTGGATGAGGAATACCCGGCGCGGCCGGAAAGCACCTATTCGCTCGTGAAGCATTTGGAAGAGCAGATGGCCATCGAGTTGACGCGCTGGGACCCCGAGCTGAGCATCGTGGGGCTGCGGTTCTCCAACGTCATGGACGCGGAAGACTACGAACGGTTTCCGTCCTTCGACTCCGACGCCAGGCTGCGCAAGTGGAACCTTTGGGGTTACATCGATGGCCGCGACGGGGCACAGGCTGTGGCCCGGGCCCTTGAAAACGGCAAGCCGGGGTTCGAAGCATTCATCATCGCGAACGCGGACACGGTCATGAGCCGGTCCAGTGCCAGCCTGGCCGCAGAGGTATTCCCCGATGTGAAGGTGACCAAGGACCTGGAAGAGCACGAGACCATGCTCTCCATCGATAAGGCCAGGCGACTCCTGGGCTTCGAGCCTGAACACACTTGGCGCACCTACCATTCGAACCGCACCACCCCCGTCGAGGATTGAGGAACAGCATGCAATACCGCACTTTGGGCAACAGCGGCGCAGTGGTTTCGAACTACGCGCTCGGAACGATGACATTCGGTGCCGAAGCTACCGAGGAAACGTCCCACGCCATCCTGGACAGCTACGTCGCCGCCGGCGGCAACTTCATTGACACCGCCGATGTTTACAGCGCCGGTGCATCGGAAGAGATCATCGGCCGTTGGCTGGCCGAACGGCCCGATGCGCGGGACCGCGTGGTGCTGGCCACCAAGGGCCGCTTCCCTATGGGGACGGCGCCGAACGACGTCGGCACCTCCCGACGCCACCTCACGCGGGCGTTGGACGACTCGCTCCGCCGCCTGGGCGTGGAGCAGATCGACCTCTACCAAATGCACGCGTGGGACCCCATCACACCGTTGGAGGAGACGCTGCGCTTCCTGCACGACTCCGTCAGCAGCGGCAAGATCGCCTACTACGGTTTTTCCAACTTTCTGGGGTGGCAATTGACCAAGGCCGTCCACGTCGCCAAGGCCTTTGGATGGAGCGCACCGGTGACCTTGCAGCCGCAGTACAGCCTGCTGGTGCGTGAGATCGAATCGGAGATCGTTCCGGCATCCCTGGATGCTGGAATCGGGCTGCTGCCGTGGTCTCCCTTGGGCGGGGGTTGGCTCTCCGGCAAGTACAAGCGCAATGTGCCGCCAACCGGCGCGACCCGCCTTGGTGAAAACCCGGAACGCGGCATGGAAGCCTGGCAGGCCCGCAACGACGACCCCCGCACCTGGGACGTCATCGGGACAGTGGAAAAGATTGCAGCGGACCACGGCGTCAGCGCCTCCCAGGTTGCACTGGCCTGGCTGACGGACCGGCCCGCCGTGACCTCCGTGATCCTCGGCGCCCGCACAACGGATCAGCTGGCGGACAACCTGGCCGCGGCAGACCTGGAACTCAGCCCCGAGGAAACCGGCCGGCTCACCGAGGCCAGCCAACCGCGCGTCGGCGTCTATCCGTACGGTCCGATGGCGCAGAACCAGCGCAGCCGGAAGATCGAGGGCGGAAGATAGTTAGAGGTCCATTGCCCGCGGGGCAGGACAGGCGTTGAATGTGGCTTATGGTCGACTGGGTCCTGATCTCCAACCTCGGCACCGCTCTCGGTACGACCGTTCTCGCCGTCGCGACGTTCATTTCCACGCGCTCGGCCAACCGGTCGGCGCGGCTGGCCGAGCGTGCCCTGCTGAATGGATTGCGCCCCATCCTGCTGCCTTCCAATTGGTCTGACGCCCCGCAGAAGGTGCGCTTCATGGAAGGCAAATGGATGGTGGTGCGCGGTGGCCATGCCGCTCTCGAGATCAGCGACGACGCTGTGTATCTGTTGATGTCTGTGCGCAACGCCGGTGCGGGAGTGGCGATCCTGCACGGCTGGCACCTTCCCCCGGACTCCAGGGCACCGTTGTCGCCAGTTGAGGAGTTCCACCGGCTCACCCGGGACATCTACGTGCCTGCCAACGACGCCGGATTCTGCCAGGTCGCCATCCGGGACCCGGAGTCGGCCGACTTCCGCAACGCAACCGCCGGAGCGGCCGGCGAAGGGTTCGCCGTCGACGTGCTCTACGGAGACGCTGAAGGCTCGCAGCGCGTTGTCTCCCGCTTCTTCATCACCTCTGGACCCGCGGGCGCGGGGCACGACGACGACGTCGACTGGCTGCTGATGGTCTCGCGCCACTGGAACCTGGACTTGCCGGCACCGCGCGGCTGAGTCCGGTTACGGCGCCAGACTTGTTCCGGCGGTCCTAGCCGGCCTCGCTTTGGATGCGGTCCTTGACGCTTTGGGGCATGGTGGAGCAGGCGTCGTTATCGGTGCGCTGGCCGGCATGGCTGTCGGCGGTGTCTGTGATGCCGATTGTCGCGACGGCCCCCTGCCATCCGCCCAGGCCAGCGAGCTGCCGGGGTACCCAGACGTTGGCGGCTCCATTCACAAGGTTCCACACGGCGGGGTCGACGCCCGTGCCGAGGTAGATGCCCCCGCTGGGGTCTCTCTTGACCAGATCCGGTAGTGGGAGGACGCCCATGAGCTGCGCCGACTGGTAATCGGTCATGTTCCACGGCGGTGTTCCGAAGTAGTACCAGCTGGCGGCGCAAACGCCGTAGAGGTGGGGTCCGAACTGGGCATAGTTCAGATAGAGCTCCAAGGTGCGCTGAGGGCTCAACGTGTAGCTGAACTGGGTTGCGAGGACAGCTTCAATGCCCTTGCGCACGGCGTTTTGGTCGTCCCAGAGGAAAATGTTCTTGACCAGCTGCTGGGGGATCGTGGAACCGCTGGGGTCGGGCTTTCCCTGGAAGTACGCCTGTGCCCTTGCCTGGAGGTCGCCGACGTCGAAGGCCCCGCTGCGTGTGCCGAGCTGTTCGTCTTCATGGGCGATGGTCGCGGCCAGCAAGTGCCGGCTCATGTGGTTGATCGAGACGAACTGATAGACGTTGGGCTCACCCGCCTCCAGCATGTAAGCGGTACGTGTCGGGGTCACGCCCATACTGAACATGAAGGCAATAATTTGGACCAGGACAAGCGGGGCGATCAGCGCCAGGAGGAGCTTGCGCCGCCACTTCCGTTTGGACCGCTTGGCCTTCTTGGCGCCTTTAGGAACTGGGGGCTGGGCCTGATCCGGCTCCGTTACAGACTGCACCCAGTTTTGCGCAGCCCTCTCCGGCTCGGAAGGGACAGGCACCGGGTAGCTGATGACTTTTGCACGCGCCGGTTCTGGGTGCCCCGCTGAAGGGCGGCGCCCAGGCTGCGGACGCCGAGGAGAGGTCGGTGGTGTTGGGGTGTCCATCGGTCTGCCTTCGCTTCTCGTCCCGCGCGGTTACCCCGGGAGGGGTAGAGGATGGCACGAAAGTCTACCGGGCCTTGCTGGTTGATCCCTTCAGCCAAGTAGTCCGGTCCCCGTCCCTTAGGGTGCGGGGGAAGATTGTAAGTACACTTACCGAAGTCATCACGAGCAAATATCGGAGCGGCAATGACTTCTGCACGGACCTTTGAATCGATCGTCATCATTTTCAATCCCAACAGCACCGGGGATGCACGCAGACTGGCTGAGGGTCTCCACGGCGAGCTGGAGGGTCTTCTTAGCTACCCGGTGGACATCAGGCTGCAGCCGACCGCCCATGCCGGTCATGCAGTGGAGCTCGCGCGGGACGCTGTGAGCGGCGGCGGGGACGTGTTGGTGGTTTCCGTCAGCGGCGACGGGGGCTACAACGAAGTTGTCAACGGTGTGATGCAAGGCGGCAATCCCAGGGCGGTGTGCGCGGTGCTGGGTGCGGGCAATGCCAATGACCACCGGCGGA
This genomic interval from Arthrobacter sp. FW306-2-2C-D06B contains the following:
- a CDS encoding NAD-dependent epimerase/dehydratase family protein, whose amino-acid sequence is MRIAVTGGSGKLGRHVVRRLSGDGHQVLNLDRAGERSPGLAIVDLRDYGQVLDVFLGLDDRHSGFDAVVHLGAIPAPGIVPDVATFENNMLSTYNVFQAARRAGIKKVVYASSETVLGLPFDVDPPYIPVDEEYPARPESTYSLVKHLEEQMAIELTRWDPELSIVGLRFSNVMDAEDYERFPSFDSDARLRKWNLWGYIDGRDGAQAVARALENGKPGFEAFIIANADTVMSRSSASLAAEVFPDVKVTKDLEEHETMLSIDKARRLLGFEPEHTWRTYHSNRTTPVED
- a CDS encoding transglycosylase domain-containing protein → MQSVTEPDQAQPPVPKGAKKAKRSKRKWRRKLLLALIAPLVLVQIIAFMFSMGVTPTRTAYMLEAGEPNVYQFVSINHMSRHLLAATIAHEDEQLGTRSGAFDVGDLQARAQAYFQGKPDPSGSTIPQQLVKNIFLWDDQNAVRKGIEAVLATQFSYTLSPQRTLELYLNYAQFGPHLYGVCAASWYYFGTPPWNMTDYQSAQLMGVLPLPDLVKRDPSGGIYLGTGVDPAVWNLVNGAANVWVPRQLAGLGGWQGAVATIGITDTADSHAGQRTDNDACSTMPQSVKDRIQSEAG
- a CDS encoding aldo/keto reductase — encoded protein: MQYRTLGNSGAVVSNYALGTMTFGAEATEETSHAILDSYVAAGGNFIDTADVYSAGASEEIIGRWLAERPDARDRVVLATKGRFPMGTAPNDVGTSRRHLTRALDDSLRRLGVEQIDLYQMHAWDPITPLEETLRFLHDSVSSGKIAYYGFSNFLGWQLTKAVHVAKAFGWSAPVTLQPQYSLLVREIESEIVPASLDAGIGLLPWSPLGGGWLSGKYKRNVPPTGATRLGENPERGMEAWQARNDDPRTWDVIGTVEKIAADHGVSASQVALAWLTDRPAVTSVILGARTTDQLADNLAAADLELSPEETGRLTEASQPRVGVYPYGPMAQNQRSRKIEGGR